In Streptomyces sp. HUAS ZL42, the DNA window CGTCCGAGGAGCAGCCCATGGCCACCGCCGCACCGCCCGCCGCCTCCCGCATCGCCGTCGTCACGGGTGCGAGCAGCGGAATCGGCGCAGCCACGGCACGGCGACTCGCCGCGGCCGGCTACCGGGTCGTACTGACCGCCCGTCGAAAGGACCGCATCGAGGCGCTGGCGGAGGAGATCAACGCGGCGGGCCACCAGGCAACGGCGTACGCCCTGGACGTCACCGACCGCGCCGCGGTCGACGAGTTCGCGACGGCCTTCAGGACGGTCGGCGTGCTCGTGAACAACGCCGGCGGAGCGCTGGGCGCCGACCCGGTCGCCACCGGCGACCCCGCCGACTGGCGCACGATGTACGAGACGAACGTCATCGGCACGCTCAACCTCACCCAGGCCCTGCTCCCCAAGCTGGTCGCGAGCGGCGACGGCACGGTCGTGGTGGTGTCCTCCACCGCGGGCCACGGCACGTACGAGGGCGGCGGGGGCTATGTCGCCGCCAAGCACGGCGCCCATGTGATTGCCGAGACCCTGCGCCTGGAGATCGTCGGGCAGCCGGTCCGGGTCATCGAGATCGCGCCCGGCATGGTCAGGACCGACGAGTTCGCCCTGACCCGCTTCGGCGGCGACAAGGAGAAGGCGGAACGGGTCTATGCGGGCGTCGCGGAGCCGCTGACGGCGGACGACGTGGCGGACACCATCGCCTGGACGGTGACCCGCCCCAGCCACGTCAACGTGGACCTCCTCGTCCTCCGCCCGCGCGCGCAGGCCTCCAACACGAAGGTCCACCGGGAGCTGTGATGGAAGAGAAGGAGCAGCAGGGCACGGCGGACGCCACGGAGGTCTCGTTCGAGAAGCGCCGCCTGGCCCAGGAGACCAAGAACGAACGCCAGGTCTGGTACTTCCTGGCGTACTTCCTCTTCGGCCTCCACATCATCGCGTTCGTGATGATCTACGCGGTGCGGCACGGACACTGAGTCCGTGGACAGACACATACCCTTCGAGCGCCTGCACAACTTCCGTGACCTGGGCGGCTATCCGACCCCGGACTGGGACCCCCGTACGCGGTGACGTTGCTGGAGAAGAGGCTCATATGACGTGAGAGGGGCCGGGCCGACATGGCCCGGGCCCCTCGTACGGGTCGTACGGGTGTCTCAACCCTTCACGCAGACGACCTGCTTGAGCTTCGCCACGACCTCCACGAGGTCCCGCTGCTGGTCGATGACCTGCTCGATCGGCTTGTAAGCACCCGGGATCTCGTCCACGACGCCGGAGTCCTTGCGGCACTCCACGCCCCGCGTCTGCTCCTCCAGGTCCTTCGTCGAGAAGCGGCGCTTCGCCGCGTTGCGGCTCATGCGCCTGCCCGCGCCGTGCGACGCCGAGTTGAAGGCCTTCTCGTTGCCGAGTCCCTTCACGATGTACGAACCCGTGCCCATGGAGCCCGGGATGATCCCGTAGTCACCGGATCCTGCGCGGATGGCGCCCTTGCGGGTCACCAGCAGGTCCATCCCGTCGTACCGCTCCTCGGCCACGTAGTTGTGGTGCGCGCTGATCTCCGGCTCGAACGTCGGCCTGGCCTTCCTGAACTCCTTGCGGATCACGTCCTTCAGGAGCGCCATCATGATCGTGCGGTTGTACTTCGCGTACTCCTGCGCCCAGAACAGGTCGTTGCGGTATGCCGCCATCTGCGGGGTGTCCGCGATGAACACGGCGAGATCGCGGTCGACCAGGCCCTGGTTGTGGGGCAGCATCCGGGCGACTCCGATGTGGAACTCGGCCAGCTCCTTGCCGATGTTCCGGGAACCGGAGTGCAGCATCAGCCAGACAGAACCAGTCGTATCCGTGCACACTTCGACGAAGTGATTGCCAGAGCCGAGCGTTCCCATCTGCTTCGTGGCGCGCTCCTGACGGAACTTGACCGCTTCGGCGACCCCGCCGAACCGCCCCCAGAAGTCCTCCCACCCTCCGGCCGCGAACCCGTGCAGTCGCCCCGGATCGACGGGCTCGTCATGCATCCCCCGCCCCACCGGAATGGCCTGCTCGATCTTCGACCGCAGCCGCGAGAGATCACCGGGCAGGTCGTTCGCCGTCAGCGACGTCTTCACCGCCGACATCCCGCACCCGATGTCCACGCCCACCGCCGCGGGACACACGGCCCCCCGCATGGCGATGACGGACCCGACCGTCGCACCCTTTCCGTAGTGCACGTCCGGCATGACCGCGAGCCCCTTGATCCACGGCAGGGTCGCGACGTTGCGCAGCTGCTGCAGGGCCACGTCCTCGACCGTCGCGGGGTCGGTCCACATACGGATGGGAACCTTCGCGCCCGGCATTTCCACGTACGGCATATCGTCCTCAATCCCCCGGATACAAATCAAAGCCTGAAAGCGCAAAACCGGCGCCAAGGTCAACGAAAGGGACAACGGACCGGCGTCCACGGCTCTGCGTGCGATACACATTGTCTCCAGGGGTCGCCCTCGCTCGGCAAGCGAATAACCAGCGCGGACACCGGGGCATCCGGCACCGAGACCCCATGGACGCACCGTCGAGAGGAGCCTGACCGTGCAGCGGAAGGCGTACGTATCCGGCGTCGCCGCACTCCTCGCGGCGCTGCTGGCCGGCTGCACCGGCGGCTCGAGCGACGGCGGCGCGACGGACAACTCCAACCCCGGCACCGCCGACACCGCATCGGCGGCGGCCGAACCGGGCAAGTACGCCTCGCTCCCGGAACCGTGCGGCGCCGTCGGTGAGCGCACCCTCGACTCGCTCCTGCCCGGCATCAAGGAACTCGCGCACGAGGAGCAGCAGGAGAAGGCGTACGCGGGCGAGGCGACGCCGACGTTCGACACGGACCGCAAGGTCGGCTGCCGCTGGAAGGTGGAGTCGGCGGACGCGACGAATCATCTGCTCGTCGACTTCGAGCGGGTGGTGTCGTACGACAACGCGGTGAGCGACGACGCCGAGGCCGAGGTGCTGTTCGCGAAGAAGGAGACGGCGGCCGACCTTCCGGAGCCGATCCCCTCGGGTTCCGCCGGCAGCGGGACGGCGACTCCGTCCGCCACCGCCACCGGTACGTCTTCCCCTTCCTCCTCCGCCTCCTCCGGTGCCACACCCACCGAGCTGCAGCCCCGCACGCTCGACGATCTCGGCGACGAGGCATACCTCGACGACGAGCTGAGCAGCTCTGGTTCGACGGCGAAGCAGCGCACGGTGACTGTGGCGTTCCGCACGTCGAACGTGATCGTGACGATCCGGTACGAGGAGCAGCCGGCAACGGTCGGCGGCGTCCCGGACACCAAGGAAATGCAGGACAGGGCGCGGAAACTGGCGTCCCAGCTGGCCGACACGCTCGCCGGCTAGGGGCCGTTGACCGGCCGTCCGTGCGTGTGCGCAGAGCACGCGAAGCAGGACCGCACGGCTCTCTCACCGCGTACCGTGGCCCCTCGGACCCGATCCGACCCGCAGGAACCACGAGCGTCATGAGTGAAGGAACCATGCAGCGACGAGCCCAGGAAGACCAGCGTGACCAGCGAGCGAAGCGAGCCAAGCGTCTGAACCGCGCCCTTGTCTGCGCGGCGGCCGTCCCCACGATGCTGGTCGCCGCGGGCTGCTCCTCGGATTCCGGCTCGGACTCCACAACGAAGACGGACGGCGGTGCGAACGCCGCCGCGTCCGTGAGTGCTTCGCCGACCGTGCAGGCGGCGGTGTACCAGCAGTTGCCCGAGCCCTGTGCGGTGCTGTCGTCGAAGACGCTGGTCGAACTGGTGCCGAAGGGGACCAAGTCGGGCAAGGAAGGCAAGTCGAACGACACGGAGACGCGTGCCAGCTGCTCCTGGAGCAGCCTCGCCAACAACGGTGTGAAGGGTTCCCAGTTCCGCTGGCTGAACGTCTCGCTCCTGCGTTTCGACTCGGACGCGACGAACGGCGAGGGCGAGAAGCTGGCGCAGGAGTACTTCGACAAACAGGTCCAGGACGCCCAGTCGGTGTCCGGCGCGAAGAACACCAAGTCCCAGCCGGTCGCCGGGACGGGCGACGAGGCGACGGCGGTGCGTTACGACCTGAAGAAGAAGGAAGGCGGCTTCAAGCAGCAGACGATCGTGGCGCGCGTCGAGAACGTCGTCGTGACCCTGGACTACAACGGGGCGGGTCTGGCCGGTGAGAAGACCCCGGACGCCGACGCCTTGACGAAGCTCGCGGAGAAGGCCGCCAAGGAGGCGGTGGCCGCGGTGACGGCGGCGAACGGCAAGGGCGGCGGCACGGGTGCGGGCACGACAAGCCCGACCCCGTCGAAGTCGGCGTCGAAGTCGGTCTCGGCATCCCCGTCGAAGTCCGCGAGTGCCTCCCCGTCCAAGTCAGCGGCGAAGAAGAGCTGACTGTCACATCCGGACGCCAACGCGCAGCTCAGGCCAGTTCTTTGCGGGAGCCCGGCCCACCCCGGGGATCGGGCTCCTGACGTACCGGCAACACGTCCGCCGCACACATGTGCCACCCTGTTGCGCGCAACAACACGCAAGGGGAGGGGAGTACGGGTGGCCGCGCCACTGCAGCTGACTCGGATGCACCGCGTTCTCATAGGCGTGGTCGTGACCGGCGCCGTGATCATCGCCGGCATCGGCTTCGCCGGGTCGTACGCGGCCGTCCGCGAGCTGGCCGTCAAGAAGGGCTTCGGGAACTTCTCCTACGTCTTCCCGATCGGCATCGACGCGGGCATCTGCGTCCTGCTGGCCCTGGACCTGCTCCTGACCTGGATCCGCATCCCCTTCCCGCTCCTGCGCCAGACGGCGTGGCTGCTGACGGCCGCGACGATCGCGTTCAACGGCGCTGCGGCCTGGCCGGACCCGCTGGGCGTCGGCATGCACGCGGTGATCCCGATCCTGTTCGTGGTCTCCGTCGAGGCGGCCCGCCACGCGATCGGCCGTATCGCCGACATCACGGCCGACAAGCACATGGAGGGCGTCCGCCTCACCCGCTGGCTGCTCTCCCCCGTCCCGACCTTCCTCCTGTGGCGCCGCATGAAGCTGTGGGAGCTGCGCTCCTACGAGCAGGTCATCAAGCTGGAGCAGGAGCGCCTGGTGTACCAGGCACGTCTGCGTTCCCGCTTCGGCCGGGCATGGCGCAGGAAGGCACCCGTGGAGTCCCTGATGCCGCTGAGGCTGGCAAGGTACGGGGTTCCGCTGGCGGAGACGGCTCCGGCAGGGTTGGCGGCGGCCGGGATAGAGCCGGCTCTGCTGCCACCGGCACCCGAGGTGGAGGCGGCTGCGGGCAGTCGTGCCCCCGCGGCACAGGTGGGCGCGGCTCCCCCCGGCGGGCAGCGCCCCGCGCTGTTCGGCAACCCCGGTTCGGGGCAGGCCGACCACACACCCGACGATGAGCAGAGCCCGTGGTTCAACGCCCCCCAGCAGATCGACTACCACGGCGGCTACGACCCCACGTACGTCCCGCAGGAGCAGTACGAGCAGTGGTACCAGGAGCAACTCCAGGCTGATCAGTACCAGGAGCAATACCAGGACCAGCTCCAGGAGCAGTACCAGGAGCAGTACCAGGACCAGTACCAGGAGCCGTACCGGGAAGAACCCCCCGCGCAGGAACCCTCCCCGGAGGACACGGGCAGCTTCCCCATCCCGGTGAGCCCGGGCCGCACCCGCGAGCTCGGCGAGGGCGGCGGCACCCCTGCCGCCGAGCCGGACGAGGAGTCGTACTACCAGGTCTTCAAGCAGTCGATAAGCGGCAGCGGCTACCCGACCGCGCGCGAGTACATCGGCAACGTCGAAGCCGAGTTCCGCAAGGTTCTCCCTGCGGAAGAGGCCAAGCGCATGGTCAACCGCTTCACCAACCGCCACACCGCGGAACTCGAAGAGGACCACATCGCCTGAGACACGAGGAAGGGGGCCCTCCGGTGCGGAGGGCCCCCTTTCCGTGCCGCTTACTCGCCGAGCAGGCGCCGTACCCGCTCCTGCCCCACCGCCAGCAGCAGCGTGGGCAGACGCGGCCCGGTGTCCCGCCCCACCAGCAGGTGGTACAGCTGCGCGAAGAACGAGCGCTGGGCGGTCTTGATCTCCGCCGGCAGTTCCTTGGGCGTCGCGTCCGCGGAGAACCCGGCCTGGACCTTGGGGACGCCGTAGACGAGGTGGGTGAGCCCGTCCAGGGACCAGTTGTCCTCCAGGCCGTCGAGCAGGAGCCGCAGCGACTGCTGGGTTGCCTCGTCGAGGGACTTCAGCAGTTCGGCGTCCGGCTCGTCCCGCACGATGGTGCGCTGGTCGGCGGGGACGTGCGTGTTGATCCACGCCTCGGCCTTGTCGTACCGCGGCCGGGCCTCGTCGAGCGACCCGAGTGGGTTGTCCGGGTCGAGGTCGGAGAGGATCCGCAGCGCCTGGTCCTGGTGGCCGGCGGTGATGTCCGCGACGGACGCGAGCGTCCGGTACGGCAGCGTCCGCGCCGTCTTCGGCAGCTCACCGCCCGCGGTCCGCACCGCACGGGAATGCGCGGCCACGTCGGCGGGGAGGGCGGATCCGTCGGCGACCTTGGCGTCGAGCTTGTCCCACTCGTCGTAGAGGCGCTGGATCTCCTGGTCGAAGGCGATCTTGAAGGACTGGTTGGGCCGCCGCCTGGCGTAGAGCCACCGCAGGATCTGCGGCTCCATGATCTTCAGCGCGTCGGCGGGAGTGGGGACGCCACCGCGGGACGACGACATCTTCGCCATGCCGCTGATGCCCACGAACGCGTACATGGGCCCGATGGGCTGCTTGCCGCCGAAGATCCCGACGATCTGCCCGCCGACCTGGAAGGAGGAGCCGGGAGAGGAGTGGTCGACCCCGCTCGGCTCGAAGACGACGCCCTCGTAGGCCCACCGCATCGGCCAGTCGACCTTCCAGACCAGCTTGCCGCGGTTGAACTCGTTGAGGCGGACGGTCTCGGAGAAGCCGCAGACGGTGCAGGAGTACGTCAGCTCGGTGCTGTCGTCGTCGTAGGCGGTGACGGTGGTGAGGTCCTTCTCGCAGTTGCCGCAGAAGGGCTTGTACGGGAAGTACCCGGCGGAGCCGGAGGAGCCGTCGTCCTCGGCGGCCGCACCCGACCCCTCGGCGGCCTCGAGCTCGGCCTCGTCGACGGGCTTCTGCGACTGCTTCGCGGGCGCCTTGGGCTTGGTCCGGTACTGGGCGAGGATCGCGTCGATCTCGGCCCGGTGCTTCATGGCGTGCAGGATCTGCTCGCGGTACACCCCGGAGGTGTACTGCTCGGTCTGGCTGATCCCGTCGAACTCCACGCCGAGCTCGGCGAGCGACTCGATCATGGCGGCCTTGAAGTGCTCGGCCCAGTTGGGGTGGGCGGAGCCCCTGGGCGCCGGGACGGAGGTCAGCGGCTTGCCGATGTGCTCGGCCCAGGAGTCGTCGACGCCGGCGACACCGGCGGGCACCTTGCGGTACCGGTCGTAGTCGTCCCAGGAGATCAGGTGCCGGACCTGGTACCCGCGCCGCCGGATCTCGTCGGCGACGAGGTGGGGCGTCATGACCTCACGGAGGTTGCCCAGGTGGATGGGCCCGGACGGGGAGAGCCCGGACGCGACGACAACGGGTTTGCCCGGGGCCCGGCGCTCCGACTCTTCGATGACCTCATCCGCGAAACGGGAGACCCAGTCGGTGGTCTCGGTGCTCTGAGCCACGATCGGCACGTCCTCTTTTTCTGAAAGTTCTCCACGAGCAGCCGGTACGGTCGCACGGCTGGCCGTTCCATTGTCCCAGGCGGGCCCACAACCACGAAAACGCCTTTCCACTGCCACGAAGGCCCGCACCCATGAGGATGCGGACGACCACGCCGGGGTTGCATCCACACCAACCGTCCAACCACCCCAGCCACGCCGTCAGTCCGCCGTCAGTCGTGCCGCCCAGAGCGTGGACGCGGGCGCCACCCCGCAAGCACCGGGCCGCGCGACCCCACCCCGCGCCGGCGGCCGTCAGTCCGCGGGCAGTCGTGCCGGTGGGGCGATGGGGTCCCCCCGCTCGAGCGATGCCGAAAGTGGGGGAGGTTGGACGCGGGCGCCACCCCGCAAGCACCGGGCCGCGCGACCCCACCCCGCGCCGGCGGCCGTCAGTCCGCGGGCATGCGTGCCGCCCGGGGCGGCACGGGTGGGCGCGGGCGGCACCCCGCGAGCGCCAGGCCGCGCGACCTCCCCGCGCCGACCGCAGCACCGGGCACCTGGTCATCGGCCCTCGCATGCCGCAGGCACTCGCACCCCGCAAGCACCGGGCCGCGCGACCCACCCCCGGGTCGGCGCCAACGCCCTGCACACCAAGACCGACCGGAAAATTCGCTTTAACCCCCATGGGATACTGACCGTGTCTATCCATCCCCACGAGGAGAACGGCACCCACTCCTATGGCCTCGGTCACCTCCCTCAGCGCCACCGTCCAGCAGCACCTCGCGTCCGCCCTCTCGGCCACCCTGCCGGAGGCGACCGGCGCGGACCCGCTGCTGCGACGCAGCGACAGGGCGGACTACCAGGCCAACGGCATCCTCGCCCTCGCGAAGAAGGCGAAGGCGAACCCGCGGGAGCTGGCGACGCAGGTCGTCGACAAGGTCGTCACCGGTGACGTGATCAAGGACATCGAGGTCTCCGGCCCCGGCTTCCTGAACATCACGATCACCGACAAGGCGATCACCGAGAACCTCGCCGCGCGGTACGCGGACACGGACCGCCTGGGCGTGCCGTACACCGAGAACCCGGGCACGACGGTCATCGACTACGCCCAGCCGAACGTGGCCAAGGAGATGCACGTCGGCCACCTGCGCTCCGCGGTGATCGGCGACTCCCTGGTCCAGCTCCTGGAGTTCACCGGCGAGACCGTCGTCCGCAGGCATCACATCGGCGACTGGGGCACCCAGTTCGGCATGCTCATCCAGTACCTGGACGAGCACCCGCACGAGCTGGACCACAAGGCCGCCGAGGTGACCGGCGAGGAGGCGATGTCGAACCTCGACCGCCTCTACAAGGCGGCGCGCAGGCTCTTCGACTCCGACGAGGAGTTCAAGACGAGGGCCCGCCGCAGGGTGGTCGACCTGCAGGCCGGCGACCCGCGCACGCTCGCCATGTGGCAGAAGTTCGTGGACGAGTCGAAGATCTACTTCTTCTCCGTCTTCGAGAAGCTGGACATGGAGGTCCGGGA includes these proteins:
- a CDS encoding SDR family NAD(P)-dependent oxidoreductase, yielding MATAAPPAASRIAVVTGASSGIGAATARRLAAAGYRVVLTARRKDRIEALAEEINAAGHQATAYALDVTDRAAVDEFATAFRTVGVLVNNAGGALGADPVATGDPADWRTMYETNVIGTLNLTQALLPKLVASGDGTVVVVSSTAGHGTYEGGGGYVAAKHGAHVIAETLRLEIVGQPVRVIEIAPGMVRTDEFALTRFGGDKEKAERVYAGVAEPLTADDVADTIAWTVTRPSHVNVDLLVLRPRAQASNTKVHREL
- a CDS encoding RtcB family protein, which translates into the protein MPYVEMPGAKVPIRMWTDPATVEDVALQQLRNVATLPWIKGLAVMPDVHYGKGATVGSVIAMRGAVCPAAVGVDIGCGMSAVKTSLTANDLPGDLSRLRSKIEQAIPVGRGMHDEPVDPGRLHGFAAGGWEDFWGRFGGVAEAVKFRQERATKQMGTLGSGNHFVEVCTDTTGSVWLMLHSGSRNIGKELAEFHIGVARMLPHNQGLVDRDLAVFIADTPQMAAYRNDLFWAQEYAKYNRTIMMALLKDVIRKEFRKARPTFEPEISAHHNYVAEERYDGMDLLVTRKGAIRAGSGDYGIIPGSMGTGSYIVKGLGNEKAFNSASHGAGRRMSRNAAKRRFSTKDLEEQTRGVECRKDSGVVDEIPGAYKPIEQVIDQQRDLVEVVAKLKQVVCVKG
- a CDS encoding DUF3558 domain-containing protein; this translates as MQRKAYVSGVAALLAALLAGCTGGSSDGGATDNSNPGTADTASAAAEPGKYASLPEPCGAVGERTLDSLLPGIKELAHEEQQEKAYAGEATPTFDTDRKVGCRWKVESADATNHLLVDFERVVSYDNAVSDDAEAEVLFAKKETAADLPEPIPSGSAGSGTATPSATATGTSSPSSSASSGATPTELQPRTLDDLGDEAYLDDELSSSGSTAKQRTVTVAFRTSNVIVTIRYEEQPATVGGVPDTKEMQDRARKLASQLADTLAG
- a CDS encoding DUF3558 family protein — translated: MSEGTMQRRAQEDQRDQRAKRAKRLNRALVCAAAVPTMLVAAGCSSDSGSDSTTKTDGGANAAASVSASPTVQAAVYQQLPEPCAVLSSKTLVELVPKGTKSGKEGKSNDTETRASCSWSSLANNGVKGSQFRWLNVSLLRFDSDATNGEGEKLAQEYFDKQVQDAQSVSGAKNTKSQPVAGTGDEATAVRYDLKKKEGGFKQQTIVARVENVVVTLDYNGAGLAGEKTPDADALTKLAEKAAKEAVAAVTAANGKGGGTGAGTTSPTPSKSASKSVSASPSKSASASPSKSAAKKS
- a CDS encoding DUF2637 domain-containing protein translates to MAAPLQLTRMHRVLIGVVVTGAVIIAGIGFAGSYAAVRELAVKKGFGNFSYVFPIGIDAGICVLLALDLLLTWIRIPFPLLRQTAWLLTAATIAFNGAAAWPDPLGVGMHAVIPILFVVSVEAARHAIGRIADITADKHMEGVRLTRWLLSPVPTFLLWRRMKLWELRSYEQVIKLEQERLVYQARLRSRFGRAWRRKAPVESLMPLRLARYGVPLAETAPAGLAAAGIEPALLPPAPEVEAAAGSRAPAAQVGAAPPGGQRPALFGNPGSGQADHTPDDEQSPWFNAPQQIDYHGGYDPTYVPQEQYEQWYQEQLQADQYQEQYQDQLQEQYQEQYQDQYQEPYREEPPAQEPSPEDTGSFPIPVSPGRTRELGEGGGTPAAEPDEESYYQVFKQSISGSGYPTAREYIGNVEAEFRKVLPAEEAKRMVNRFTNRHTAELEEDHIA
- the lysS gene encoding lysine--tRNA ligase; this encodes MPIVAQSTETTDWVSRFADEVIEESERRAPGKPVVVASGLSPSGPIHLGNLREVMTPHLVADEIRRRGYQVRHLISWDDYDRYRKVPAGVAGVDDSWAEHIGKPLTSVPAPRGSAHPNWAEHFKAAMIESLAELGVEFDGISQTEQYTSGVYREQILHAMKHRAEIDAILAQYRTKPKAPAKQSQKPVDEAELEAAEGSGAAAEDDGSSGSAGYFPYKPFCGNCEKDLTTVTAYDDDSTELTYSCTVCGFSETVRLNEFNRGKLVWKVDWPMRWAYEGVVFEPSGVDHSSPGSSFQVGGQIVGIFGGKQPIGPMYAFVGISGMAKMSSSRGGVPTPADALKIMEPQILRWLYARRRPNQSFKIAFDQEIQRLYDEWDKLDAKVADGSALPADVAAHSRAVRTAGGELPKTARTLPYRTLASVADITAGHQDQALRILSDLDPDNPLGSLDEARPRYDKAEAWINTHVPADQRTIVRDEPDAELLKSLDEATQQSLRLLLDGLEDNWSLDGLTHLVYGVPKVQAGFSADATPKELPAEIKTAQRSFFAQLYHLLVGRDTGPRLPTLLLAVGQERVRRLLGE